The following proteins come from a genomic window of Malus sylvestris chromosome 4, drMalSylv7.2, whole genome shotgun sequence:
- the LOC126618268 gene encoding F-box protein At3g07870-like, with protein sequence METPRTKRMRHCSNSNRNLMDLDNDNLVDIFSRLPAESVCSVGCVSKALHNIVSRPSFLNQHMSSLVTTNAAAEVPQLVIVSQSKKKYMAELIAMQSFEYDGNTLEMRRDKTRIVSKIMSWWYEYFFNVHFVFCNLICLKDRHTGSRCVLLNPLKGEAVMLPTCIVQVPEHLKTTVFSYYWFGMGFDNTTSTHKVVQVCADSEYNYCVAHVYVLGTRSWREICSVPPCDLTVKNLSAYGDMHWLIRRATTGRAQANIRHCMSILSFDFKKEEFGWNIPDPPLRNMPRKFHSVQRFHLINLRGSLSVVDASSDKYLDIWMLKNYDEKEWVLVHRIEARMINAECRYRSYRLWTCCEWGHGIFFKRSRKSNSTVVLLDLRTVCIHRVKCPIYQKGLYTSIFSYTSSLISLKSYGNLIPLKRYGKPTEAEESRRSGSLMNIWHLCN encoded by the coding sequence ATGGAGACACCGAGGACTAAAAGGATGAGGCACTGCAGCAACAGCAACAGAAACTTGATGGACCTGGACAACGATAACCTGGTCGACATTTTCTCTAGACTGCCGGCGGAATCAGTTTGTTCCGTGGGATGTGTCTCGAAAGCCTTGCACAACATAGTCAGCCGCCCCTCGTTTCTTAACCAGCACATGAGTTCTCTTGTTACTACCAACGCTGCTGCTGAAGTACCTCAACTTGTAATTGTTTCTCAGTCCAAAAAAAAGTACATGGCGGAGCTAATTGCCATGCAATCATTTGAATACGATGGCAATACTTTGGAAATGAGAAGAGATAAGACGAGGATTGTCTCAAAGATCATGTCTTGGTGGTACgaatattttttcaatgtacATTTTGTTTTCTGCAACTTGATTTGCTTGAAAGACAGACACACTGGAAGCCGGTGCGTGTTGTTAAATCCGTTGAAGGGCGAAGCTGTGATGCTCCCGACTTGTATCGTCCAAGTTCCGGAACATCTAAAAACAACAGTATTCTCTTATTATTGGTTTGGTATGGGATTTGACAACACGACTAGTACACACAAAGTTGTTCAGGTTTGTGCGGATTCGGAGTACAACTATTGTGTTGCTCATGTTTATGTGTTGGGCACAAGATCATGGAGAGAGATCTGCTCGGTTCCTCCCTGTGATTTAACGGTCAAGAATTTATCAGCATATGGCGATATGCACTGGTTAATTCGTCGCGCAACAACTGGAAGAGCTCAAGCAAATATTCGCCACTGCATGAGTATACTGTCTTTCGATTTCAAGAAAGAGGAGTTCGGTTGGAATATTCCTGATCCCCCCTTAAGAAACATGCCGCGTAAGTTCCACTCTGTCCAGCGCTTTCACTTGATTAATCTGAGAGGATCTTTGTCCGTCGTTGATGCTTCATCAGATAAATACCTTGACATATGGATGTTGAAAAACTATGATGAAAAAGAGTGGGTCTTAGTTCACAGAATAGAAGCCAGAATGATTAATGCAGAATGTCGGTATAGAAGTTATAGGCTTTGGACTTGTTGCGAATGGGGGCATGGGATATTTTTCAAACGTTCGAGAAAGAGCAACAGCACTGTAGTCCTTTTGGATCTAAGAACTGTTTGCATACATCGAGTAAAATGTCCGATATACCAAAAGGGGTTATATACAAGCATCTTTAGTTATACCAGTAGCTTGATTTCCCTGAAAAGTTATGGGAATTTGATTCCGCTAAAACGTTATGGGAAGCCGACTGAAGCAGAAGAAAGTCGTCGCAGTGGTTCCCTTATGAACATTTGGCATTTATGTAACTGA
- the LOC126619228 gene encoding serine/threonine-protein phosphatase PP1-like: MEGLDALIQRLLEGRVNRGKKIQLTESEIRQLCITAKEVFLRQPNLLELEAPINVCGDIHGQYPDLLRLFEYGGFPPDANYVFLGDYVDRGKQSIETICLLLAYKVKFPDNFFLLRGNHECASINRIYGFYDECKRRFSVRLWKLFTDCFNCLPVAAVIDDKIFCMHGGLSPELNSLEQLRAIERPVDVPDQGLLCDLLWSDPDRDIKGWGENDRGVSYTFGADKVAEFLMKHDMDLICRAHQVVEDGYEFFAERQLVTIFSAPNYCGEFNNAGALMSVDASLLCSFQIVKPWRGKAPQVE; encoded by the exons ATGGAAGGATTGGATGCGCTGATACAGAGACTGTTGGAAGGCAGGGTTAACAGAGGTAAAAAGATTCAGCTAACCGAATCCGAAATCCGGCAACTTTGCATCACTGCCAAAGAAGTCTTCCTCCGGCAGCCTAATCTTCTCGAATTGGAAGCCCCCATCAACGTTTGCG GTGATATACACGGGCAATATCCGGACCTCTTGCGCTTATTCGAGTATGGAGGCTTCCCACCTGACGCCAACTATGTGTTCCTTGGAGACTATGTAGACAGAGGAAAACAAAGCATAGAGACAATATGCCTTCTCCTTGCGTACAAAGTCAAATTCCCGGACAACTTTTTCCTCCTCCGAGGGAACCACGAATGTGCTTCCATCAACCGAATCTATGGATTCTACGATGAGTGTAAACGCCGCTTCAGCGTCCGGCTATGGAAGCTCTTCACAGACTGCTTTAATTGTTTACCTGTGGCTGCAGTCATAGATGACAAGATCTTCTGCATGCATGGTGGCCTGTCTCCTGAATTGAACAGCTTGGAACAACTCAGAGCCATCGAAAGGCCGGTTGACGTGCCGGATCAAGGGCTTTTGTGTGACCTACTTTGGTCGGATCCGGACAGGGACATTAAAGGGTGGGGTGAGAATGATAGGGGTGTTTCTTATACCTTTGGGGCAGATAAGGTTGCAGAGTTCTTGATGAAACATGATATGGATCTCATATGCCGGGCTCACCAG GTTGTCGAAGATGGATATGAGTTCTTTGCAGAACGGCAGTTGGTGACCATATTCTCGGCGCCAAACTATTGCGGAGAGTTCAACAATGCAGGTGCATTGATGAGTGTGGATGCAAGTTTGCTTTGCTCATTTCAAATAGTGAAACCCTGGAGAGGGAAAGCTCCTCAGGTAGAATGA